In the Trichoderma atroviride chromosome 4, complete sequence genome, CTGCCAGGGCGCTACGGCTGAGGGACCTGGCCACCCGCCGCACCGCAGGGCCACCGCCCGCCGACGCTGGCGCGGCTGCAGGTACCGCTCAGGTCACTGCTGTTAGGAGTCCCCCACAAAGCCATGCCGTGGCACGGCGGTACGTCAGTACCTACAGCAGCTTAGTGCACATTGGCGAGCCTGCAGCCCCTAAAAATGTTCAGTTGAGCGCCCAAGGGCCAGCATTGCCCGCTAATTGGCCCGGCGAGCAGGCCCCGGCACTGTGACAGGAGGCCGAAACGCAGCCCAGCACCGCAGGCAAGCGTCTTTGTCCACCCCGTCCCAACTTCAATCACCAACAGCCGGCGCTGTGGCTTTCTCGTCTGTTCTCTCTCGCCGCAGGCTATTCCCTTCGTTCTCAGCAATTGCGAGCTCGCAGTGCTTTGGTCTCTGCATCTCCATTCCGCGGGTTCGAATAGGGCAGAGCACACGGTTCGTCGCGGGCATTGCTCAGggccctcttcctcctgccACCCacaccccccccccaaatTCGCATCCTCCCCAAAATAGGTGGCCACTGAAATTTCGGCGACACTCCCCCGGATACCTCCCGCAGATGCTTGCCCAGCCATCTCGACACTCGAGCTTCGACCCCCTTCTTTCTTAGCAATTCTTTCTTCAGTCACTCCTTGGGCCTATTCAGCCGTCCGCGTCTTTGTGTGCGTGCGCGCGCAATCCTCTCGTTGCCGTTCGCTCGTTTCATTGGGAACTACTCGCCGTCTACTCGCCATCTACCCACACTCGTTTACGTCTCCGACAACCGCATCGTTCCATAGCCGACCTGCGAATACATCACCGCGCATATTCCGCCAGCGAGCGGCTCGCAGTCCACCATGGCGTTTCTCTTCAAGTCCAAGAAACACCAGGACCGCACGACAACCAGTCGCGACGGCAGCTCAGGCTCCCAGGGGTCCATCCAGAATGCCCCCGGACGCGTGGTGGCCAGAGACGACAAGAACACAGCATTGCAGCGCGCAACGCCCACGGGCAGCCTGCATTCTATCGACAATGACACCAGCACTTCCAGCCCTGATCAGGGCGGCCCAGGCCATGCACGCCGTGCTGGCAGCGTGGATACGCCTCAGACGAGTGATTTGCCAGTGAGTAATGTTGACCTGGAGCTAAATTGAGCTGGCCACTGCATTTCTTGTATCCTTGTGTGTGCATGACATCTAACATGGAGAATCAACAAAAAGTTTCGCAACACTCCTCCCGTGAGCAATTCAAACGCTTCGCTCTACCCATGGTCGCAGCGGCGATTGACCTATACCTCGTCGCATCCGAGCCCGTTCCCACGATAtggcgccgccgtcaacgCACTCGCCTCGAAAGAAGGAGATGTTTACTTGATGGGTGGCTTGATTAACAGCTCAACAGTCAAGGGCGACCTTTGGATGATTGAGGCTGGTGGTAGCTTGAATTGCTACCCCTTGGCGACCACCGCTGAAGGCCCGGGGCCTCGTGTTGGCCATGCCAGTTTGTTAGTCGGCAACGCTTTCATCGTGTATGGTGGAGACACCAAAATCGATGACAACGATATCCTGGACGAGACGCTATATCTACTTAATACTTGTGAGTATTTTATTCTGGCGACGAGAGTATCGAGAACGTTTACCAATATCTTTCCCTCCTTGTAGCAACACGGCACTGGTCTCGCGCCTTGCCTGCGGGATCTCGCCCGTCAGGGCGCTACGGCCATTCGCTTGTTATTCTAGGCTCCAAGATATACATCTTCGGTGGTCAGGTCGAAGGTTTTTTTATGAATGACCTCTCTGCCTTTGATCTCAACCAGCTACAGTCGCCAGCCAACCGATGGGAGATTCTTATCAAGGCGGAAGCGAGTCCAAAGATACCTGCTGCACGAACGAATCATTCCATTGTGACATTCAACGACAAGATGTATTTGTATGTTTAATACCCCTGTCCTATCCTGTGGCTGTCTTTTTTAACCACTCTTGCCAGGTTTGGTGGTACCAATGGATTCCAATGGTTTAACGACGTCTGGTGCTACGATCCTGCAGTCAACAAGTGGGCGCAACTGGACTGTATCGGTTATATACCCGCTCCTCGTGAGGGCCACGCTGCCGCTATAGTGGACGATGTCATGTACATTTTCGGCGGAAGAACTGAGGAGGGCACAGATTTGGGCGACCTTGCGGCATTCCGCATCACGCAGCGGAGATGGTATACTTTCCAAAACATGGGtccctctccctcgcctCGGTCTGGGCATAGTATGACAACGGTTGGGAAATCCATTGTAGTGCTTGGCGGAGAGCCTAGCACTGCTTCTCCGTCTACGAACGATCTTGGTATCCTCTATGTACTGGATACGACTAAGATTCGGTATCCCAATGACGCTCCAGGGGGACCTCAAAGAATACCCCAGGCGCGACGCCCCAGCGATGCGTCGAATCCTAATAGGCAATCGCCAATGCGCGATATGTCCAATGGAGGAGGACCTCCTGATCCTAGAAACGCACTTGGTGGCCCTACTGGCCAGAGAGTCCCTTCAAACGGCATGGAGCCAAACGGTCCGCCAAATCCTGGAGGCCCAAGCTCTCCTCCGCCTGTTGGAGCGCCGCCAAGAGTACCCCCTGGAGGCCCCGGAGGCCCTCCGGGTCCAGGAAACAAAATGCGAGCTGGTTCGACCTCTAGCCCCTCCGGACCGCCGCCACAAGGCCCAACTCCTGCCAAGCCAGGTGACCCATCTGCCATAGGACGAGTTCGAGGCGCCTCTGTTGACCGAGCAATGGCGACCGGCTCACCACAGCTGActtctgctccatctcccatTGCTCGCGAGGCAATCCCCGAGGGCGAAGTGCCCCCACCCACAGGTGTCAACACATCAGCTCCTGTCTCTGTGATGGGTAATCCTGCTAATGGGCGACGAACACCAACTACGCCCACACAAGCTACTAGGTCGGGATCTAAACAAGGCTCTTATGGTGAACCTCCCAGAAATGAGCCTCCTAGGAATGAACCTCCTAGGAATGGGCCTCCCAGAGGCGAACCCCCAAGAGGCGAACCCCCAAGAGGCGAACCCCCTAGAGGCGAACCCCCCTAGAGGCGAACCTCCTCGAGGCAAAATGCGCCCAGGAAACTCGTCAGGCTCGATTGATGCTACGGGAGAAGGAATGCAAAGGATGGCACCGAATCGACCAACATCACCCACGCATCTAAGCAAGCCGATAAATACTTCATTAAACCGACGCTCATCCGGCCGAAACTCGCAGACAGTTGCACTTCTAAAAGAGCTTGACTCCGCCCGCAATCGAAATGCGTGGTATGCGTCGGAGCTAGAGCTAGCCAGGAAAGCGGGTTATGTGGCCAACGCATCCATGGGGCCCGCGCTTGACGGAAAAGCCATTGAAACttttgacgatgaagatcGGCCGTTGATCGAGGCACTTCTGGCCATGAGGACGGAACTAGCGAATGTTCAGAACGCTGTGGATAAACAAGCCATTGTTGCTGCCAAGCAGATTGCGGAGGCAGAAAGGCAGCGAGATGTTGCCATTCAAGAAGCCGTCTATGCCAAGGCTAAGTTGGCTGCTCAGAGCGGCGGCAGCCCATCCAGCACCCCTCAGCCCGATGGCGAGCGAGACGACGCTGGCGCT is a window encoding:
- a CDS encoding uncharacterized protein (EggNog:ENOG41), which produces MAFLFKSKKHQDRTTTSRDGSSGSQGSIQNAPGRVVARDDKNTALQRATPTGSLHSIDNDTSTSSPDQGGPGHARRAGSVDTPQTSDLPFRNTPPVSNSNASLYPWSQRRLTYTSSHPSPFPRYGAAVNALASKEGDVYLMGGLINSSTVKGDLWMIEAGGSLNCYPLATTAEGPGPRVGHASLLVGNAFIVYGGDTKIDDNDILDETLYLLNTSTRHWSRALPAGSRPSGRYGHSLVILGSKIYIFGGQVEGFFMNDLSAFDLNQLQSPANRWEILIKAEASPKIPAARTNHSIVTFNDKMYLFGGTNGFQWFNDVWCYDPAVNKWAQLDCIGYIPAPREGHAAAIVDDVMYIFGGRTEEGTDLGDLAAFRITQRRWYTFQNMGPSPSPRSGHSMTTVGKSIVVLGGEPSTASPSTNDLGILYVLDTTKIRYPNDAPGGPQRIPQARRPSDASNPNRQSPMRDMSNGGGPPDPRNALGGPTGQRVPSNGMEPNGPPNPGGPSSPPPVGAPPRVPPGGPGGPPGPGNKMRAGSTSSPSGPPPQGPTPAKPGDPSAIGRVRGASVDRAMATGSPQLTSAPSPIAREAIPEGEVPPPTGVNTSAPVSVMGNPANGRRTPTTPTQATRSGSKQGSYGEPPRNEPPRNEPPRNGPPRGEPPRGEPPRGEPPRGEPP